In the Methanothermobacter marburgensis str. Marburg genome, GGCCTTCTTCTGGAGCCTTGACACAGTCCTCAGTAAATTTTTAAGCAAAAAAAGAGACCTCATCCTTCTTTCAGGTATCAAAAGTTCGGTGGGGGGCTTTCTGCTCCTGATTATCATGCTGATTCTCGGTTTGAGCACAGCTCTTCCAACTGAAATGCTCCCCTATGCACTCATGGTTTCGATTTTCAGTATAGGCTGCTCATTCATCCTTATCTACATTGCAGTAAGGGAGATAGGCGCGGCGATGGTGGGGTCCCTGTTCCCCCTATCGTCACTCTTTGGGGCCATATTTGCGTTTTTAATCCTGAATGAACCCTTTTCAGCCATGCAGGTGGTTTCTGGAATTGTGATGCTCACCGGGGTTATAATTCTCTACTGGAACGGCATGAAAAAATAGTTTGGAGTTATAATCCTCTACTGAAACAGCACATTGATCAGATTCTGGCCCTCACATCAAACTGGCAGAAGGAGTAGCCATTGGTCCAGCAGCGCCTCTCATATGCATCAACCCTTCCCCCAAGTATCTCAGAGAGGGCCCCTGCTATTATGCCTGCCTCAAAGAAGCAGATGGGACGTCCGATGTTTGGAAGGCCCGAACACTCGATGCACTCATAGACCCTTATATCCATCGTGAGGTGCCTTCCATTCCCTTCTTCAGATATCACGTCAAGTATCCCGAGTTTATGCTCCAGCATTAACTCCCCCAGTGATCTCGTGTCATCTGCAAGGCCCTCCTTTATGAGCGCCCTTCCAAGGTTCATGCCCCCAATGTATGAGACACCTGCAGCTGACCCCGCGATTATATCAGGGATATTGAAGTGGCCTAGGCGGAAGCTGGATACATACTTATCATCCTCTTTGAAAGCTGAAAAATACCTTCTACTTGGATTCAGGAGGTCTCTGAACTCTATACTCTCCTTCAAGGGGCCCCTTGGACCCATAAGAGTTCCATTTCCTGTTTCAGATTTGATTTCATTGTCTGTGATCTTCCTGTATTCCCTGATGAGGGCCCTTAAACCGCTCATTGCAAACACCTATCTATGTCCTAATATATGTTGGTGAAATTCTTAAATATTTTCAGTGAAAAGTGGGTATCATATGGAGAAGATAATTATTGCAAGGGTATTGCAAGGGTTTTTCTTAGAGGCCCTTTTAAACATCGATTAACTTTAAAGTGATAATATGACCTTCAGAAAGGATAGGATGCTCATAATTCCGGCTGTTGATATAAGAAACGGTAAATGCGTCCAGCTTGTGCAGGGAAAACCTGGCACCGAGCAGGTTGTGATTGATGACCCTGCCGGTGTGGCAGAGAGGTGGGAATCCCTGGGGGCTGAGACCATCCATGTGGTTGACCTTGACGGTGCCCTGGGTTCAGAGAGGAATACCGATATCCTTAAAGAAATCACAGAAAGGGTCTCTGTGCCACTCCAGATAGGTGGGGGAATAAGAAGTAAGGAATATGCCTCTGAACTCCTGGAGATGGGCTTTGAGAGGATAATACTCGGCACCATGGCCATCGAGAACCCTGAGGTTATAGGGGATCTTTCAGGGGAATATGGCTCGGACCGTATAATGGTCTCACTCGATAGCAGAAACTCAAAGGTGGTGATAAGGGGATGGACAGAGAATATAGAACATACAGCAGTGGAAATGGGCAGAAAACTCCAGGAAAAGGGGGCTGGAAGTATACTCTTTACAAATGTGGACTTTGAGGGCCTTCTCTCCGGATTTGATCCAGAACCTGTGGTTGAACTTGTGAACGCCGTTGATGTGCCCGTTATTTACTCAGGGGGTATCAGCAGCATTCAGGACATCGAGGATCTCCAGAAAACAGGTGCCGCTGGGGTTGTTATTGGCTCAGCGATTTATAAGGGCAGGATAGACTTCAGGGAGGCCTTAAAATATCAGGAATTGAAATGAAAAGATTCTCTGATAAGCGAACTCAAATTAAAACCGTCATGGCAACAGGCACATTTGACATAATCCACCCGGGACACGGATTTTTCCTTGAGGAGGCAAAGAAACTTGGGGGAGAAAACGCCAGACTGGTGGTTGTACTTGCAAGGGACTCCACGGTAAGGGCACGTAAGAGGACACCAATCATAGGTGAGAAGCAGAGACTTGAAGTTGTAATGATGCTCAAACCCGTTGATGAGGCCTACCTTGGCAGTGAAACAGATATGTTTGAAATAGTTCACAGATTGAAGCCTGATATAATTGCCATAGGCCCTGATCAGAAGTTCGATATCGATGAACTGCGTGATGAACTCAGGAGAAGGGGCCTTGAGTGTGAGGTTAAAAGGGTGGGTAAATACAGAAGATCCGAACTTGACAGTACCTGTAAGATAATAAAAAAGATACGGAAGATGGAATTTGATGAGGACGCCCTGAAAAACTGCTAAAAAATAAAAAATTGAATATTTGAGATTCTAGAATGGTAATTCAGCGTAAACACCATTTATGAATGCGCTGGAGGTGTCCCAGTTTTTTATTGTGCCGAGCGTGTTTGAGAAGCTTGTTGCGTCTGCGTCATACCATTTTCCGTTGATATATAACTGTCCCCAGACGTGTCCATAGGTGTTTCCGCTTCTAAATACGCATTTACCGTGCATGTACCTTGCTGGTATGTTTGCAGCCCTTGCAAGAGCAACCAGAAGATGTGTGTGGTCACAGCAGTTGGCTGACCTCTTGTGGAGTGTCTCAACCGCACCGTTTTTTGTGTTGTAGTAGAAGCTGTAGTCTATATTATCCCTGACC is a window encoding:
- a CDS encoding V4R domain-containing protein; amino-acid sequence: MSGLRALIREYRKITDNEIKSETGNGTLMGPRGPLKESIEFRDLLNPSRRYFSAFKEDDKYVSSFRLGHFNIPDIIAGSAAGVSYIGGMNLGRALIKEGLADDTRSLGELMLEHKLGILDVISEEGNGRHLTMDIRVYECIECSGLPNIGRPICFFEAGIIAGALSEILGGRVDAYERRCWTNGYSFCQFDVRARI
- a CDS encoding adenylyltransferase/cytidyltransferase family protein, with the translated sequence MKRFSDKRTQIKTVMATGTFDIIHPGHGFFLEEAKKLGGENARLVVVLARDSTVRARKRTPIIGEKQRLEVVMMLKPVDEAYLGSETDMFEIVHRLKPDIIAIGPDQKFDIDELRDELRRRGLECEVKRVGKYRRSELDSTCKIIKKIRKMEFDEDALKNC
- the hisA gene encoding 1-(5-phosphoribosyl)-5-[(5-phosphoribosylamino)methylideneamino]imidazole-4-carboxamide isomerase; this encodes MTFRKDRMLIIPAVDIRNGKCVQLVQGKPGTEQVVIDDPAGVAERWESLGAETIHVVDLDGALGSERNTDILKEITERVSVPLQIGGGIRSKEYASELLEMGFERIILGTMAIENPEVIGDLSGEYGSDRIMVSLDSRNSKVVIRGWTENIEHTAVEMGRKLQEKGAGSILFTNVDFEGLLSGFDPEPVVELVNAVDVPVIYSGGISSIQDIEDLQKTGAAGVVIGSAIYKGRIDFREALKYQELK